In one Diprion similis isolate iyDipSimi1 chromosome 6, iyDipSimi1.1, whole genome shotgun sequence genomic region, the following are encoded:
- the LOC124407158 gene encoding uncharacterized protein LOC124407158: MNKNEKNLHANNDTTNAKTCSFAVRKEQPIHHNLHAQENLHFSIAAEGSQLGYGTHDKSNTDVSTATTKQIPKNLIKKCPHIHENLIKDQTYKRWPEHFNEVVPKSIEKPRHKVSDKQEEKNSKISISKDKSEVKTIRKKQSKSTGYKEILKNESNDCQKTSYRINGETKSPNAKEVSYKTVLSSDPRINPQQVPRGKRQKGKEGILAHGTEKILKKVNKKQDVHFSKKISAKATMQEKIELDKQRIKNNVENLKKSYEAKKKNHQKIVEIKKTLQTNNACDNHDGISANNENHGAARTRIFSHKKSIHVDKNLSSYKIESNNVNSATEEQQKHEPKSRTSDPTNLNCTKHCIDSNRNIIQPSKGVRICCEKDVLKKTEIQSIANSMEASNCDCDRLKKLLVANKFSSISEDKTVYNANSINFECYSDQPDHKGPNKQQDYRNHTINADIKLTQPEKDKSSVNDDAKYNLMKTLIHPASGIDDFQGLNNNTTKFLVSEHQSKDGLANCSDERTKGVHKNSRSSNSMVNVEIASLSNIVKQSSDNLSNMESYETLNPSKITTYLKKPSSNFSDEIASNLKMNGYKYSTKHRRFNHKQKNMCCNMARYIERMVSNEKKYQEHEKKGDPEREKVKIIIDENTPKTSRIRIVNDRSSVSVVCHGSEKTSPSGRSNNTTAKNTESSGGESSGYKSYHNDLSTRYFDPSDQAKINSGEQQQIEHTTERKFHNTQTILYHNVKDGGFESTSDPLHMDDPVNTKYNEIRENIERHPNLCLEKLKKRDTEAKYTPYDTNKYLSAFTNCMDVYLPCEITAYQTEEVNRNRIFQFNNQELEEKDVDNAEMRIGKYLIENSSDSRDELSEDEESSEQLNSARDDKIGKDKVIVLKEPDNVAHRSLEYIASKRFLDLDKAERQDSFTDILTAPAQHRIITSLQDVKHEEITESCKTLRSTTDLKSVLVHNKGAVLVKSSISDIDTVSGNPRLHPVKKKIVLETNPGYKRIKCSKRLKTKNENLDDSNKVYELWTNNKSTANSTDNESQTTRRFVCATNDSKRCGTKKYKFNIFRKVKSCKSEKTIHIPLDQLPKPPPSFFENSAPSQSTMLSSTTDTDYWKSDTVLNPQESAALLRTNSAIKTYAKPIQTNYSKRNQTAASPEENHDHLHIQPNNHVSTSHKDTETHLQLSPAYPINQRQLTAPNTLHTAAPAPPSALPPPHPFCCPFAPYMMQYWQNYQQPPPASKLPLPDRDWQPTVRRNGNEPPPPDMVPIPWFPPMSNVHNHLPRGETNFTMSNNIHAQPPPEWLMMPRGYAPCLPCSNTTESYLKKTDSSVYEDDEPPVEISENKQDEKKKKVSSKLFKIFRRKNRAEMDTLDEDRKKGKYNRSGSEPKLVRKVQVVENEEKNTAGQSIWESPDIAGIVTPEEIGRCFRRGFRADGLTLAGDEYLCTRAPSDTTSEQEEIFNFSDHDTPLDFLLALGFSVDEATAAIRDDEVRNRFKAALTEARIWVPHIATTQGTLLYLLAMKAKPKVMRYFLQLVESIVNKRITNAVKLDAYLKILEKVEEGYVSFVTLFGKDKGNEDDEDTAMMEKQRRRIFYTIYKYAEAEAEEVGKPLTKASVDLLQSLATRYRSAIGPHLQLLACYIGEGLLTKDVQLEAALIYLSRLDSTDVRLADLEKYCGMPVSERRRLEQAAKMLP; this comes from the exons ATgaacaagaatgaaaaaaacttgcatGCTAATAACGATACAACGAATGCTAAAACTTGCAGCTTTGCTGTACGTAAAGAACAACCAATTCACCATAATTTACACGCCCAAGaaaatctacatttttcaatagcTGCTGAAGGGTCACAACTGGGTTATGGAACACATGATAAAAGTAATACTGATGTgtcaacagcaacaacaaaacaaatacctaaaaatttgataaaaaaatgtcctCATATTCATGAAAATCTGATAAAGGATCAAACCTACAAGCGTTGGCCAGAGCACTTCAACGAAGTCGTGCCTAAATCTATAGAAAAACCAAGACATAAAGTTTCTGATAagcaggaggaaaaaaattccaagatttcaatttcaaaggaTAAATCAGAGGTGAAAACTATACGTAAAAAACAGTCTAAATCAACAGGTTATAAAGAAATTCTCAAGAATGAATCAAATGACTGTCAAAAAACTTCATACAGAATAAACGGGGAAACGAAGTCACCTAATGCAAAGGAAGTGTCTTATAAAACTGTTTTGTCCTCAGATCCGCGTATCAATCCACAGCAAGTACCTAGAGGCAAAAGGCAAAAGGGAAAAGAGGGAATATTAGCTCATGGCACTGagaagattctgaaaaaagttaacaagaAGCAAGATGTCCATTTCTCGAAAAAAATCTCAGCCAAAGCCACCATGcaggaaaaaatcgaattagaTAAACAACGAATTAAAAACAATgtagaaaacttgaaaaagagttacgaagctaagaaaaaaaatcatcaaaaaattgttgaaatcaaAAAGACTTTACAAACAAACAATGCTTGTGACAACCATGATGGTATCAGCGCAAACAATGAGAACCATGGAGCAGCTCGAACAAGAATTTTCAGTCATAAGAAGTCTATACATGTGGATAAAAACCTTTCCTCCTATAAGATTGAATCTAATAATGTTAATTCTGCAACTGAAGAACAGCAAAAGCATGAGCCAAAAAGTAGAACAAGTGATCCGACCAACTTGAATTGTACAAAACATTGTATTGATTCCAATCGTAATATTATCCAGCCGAGCAAGGGTGTGAGAATATGCTGCGAGAaagatgttttaaaaaaaacagagattCAATCGATAGCGAATTCGATGGAAGCATCGAACTGTGATTGTGATagactgaaaaaattgttagttGCCAACAAATTCTCATCTATTTCTGAAGACAAAACAGTGTATAACGccaattcaataaattttgaatgctATTCTGATCAGCCAGATCATAAAGGACCTAACAAACAACAAGACTATAGAAATCATACTATTAATGCAGATATAAAATTAACCCAAccagaaaaagataaaagcaGTGTTAACGATGATGCAAAATATAATCTAATGAAAACCTTAATACATCCAGCATCTGGAATTGATGATTTTCAaggattgaataataatactacCAAATTTTTAGTTTCCGAACATCAATCGAAAGATGGTCTGGCTAATTGTAGCGATGAAAGAACTAAAGGTGTTCACAAAAACTCCCGGAGCAGCAACAGCATGGTGAATGTTGAAATAGCAAGCTTATCAAATATTGTCAAGCAGTCATCGGACAATTTGAGTAATATGGAGAGCTATGAGACTTTGAATCCTAGTAAAATCACAACATATTTGAAGAAACCATCAAGTAACTTCTCAGACGAGATAGcgtcgaatttgaaaatgaatggaTATAAATATTCGACAAAGCACAGACGTTTCAATcataaacagaaaaatatgtgTTGCAATATGGCACGTTACATTGAAAGAATGGTATCGAACGAGAAAAAGTATCAGGAACATGAGAAGAAAGGTGATCCAGAGCGAGAAAAAGTCAAAATAATCATCGATGAAAACACCCCTAAAACCAGCCGAATAAGAATAGTTAATGATAGATCCAGTGTCAGTGTTGTTTGTCATGGCTCGGAGAAAACATCTCCAAGCGGAAGGAGTAACAATACAACAGCAAAAAATACTGAATCCAGCGGAGGAGAAAGCAGTGGCTATAAATCATATCACAACGATTTGAGCACGAGATATTTTGATCCCTCCGATCAAGCCAAAATCAACTCGGGTGAGCAGCAACAAATTGAACATActacagaaagaaaatttcacaacaCTCAAACTATTCTGTACCACAATGTTAAAGATGGAGGGTTTGAAAGTACCTCCGATCCCTTGCATATGGATGATCCTGTCAATACAAAATACAATGAAATtcgagaaaatattgaaaggcACCCAAATTTATGTCTAGAAAAACTCAAGAAGCGGGATACTGAAGCAAAATACACTCCATatgatacaaataaatatttgtctgCATTTACCAATTGTATGGACGTGTATTTACCATGTGAAATTACTGCTTATCAGACGGAAGAAGTGAATAGAAATAGGATTTTCCAATTTAATAATCAAGAGCTCGAGGAGAAGGACGTAGATAATGCTGAGATGCGAATTGGGAAATATTTAATAGAGAATAGTTCAGATTCAAGAGATGAGTTATCAGAGGATGAAGAATCTAGTGAGCAGCTAAATTCTGCGAGAGATGACAAaattggcaaggataaagttATAGTGCTGAAGGAGCCAGATAATGTGGCACATAGAAGTTTAGAATACATTGCCAGTAAGCGTTTCCTGGATCTAGATAAAGCAGAAAGACAAGACAGTTTCACAGATATACTTACAGCACCAGCTCAGCATAGAATCATCACATCACTACAAGATGTAAAGCATGAAGAGATTACAGAATCTTGCAAAACATTAAGGAGCACAACAGATTTAAAATCTGTGCTAGTCCACAATAAGGGTGCTGTACTAGTGAAATCGAGTATCAGTGATATTGATACAGTCTCTGGCAATCCAAGACTCCAcccagtgaaaaaaaaaatcgttctagAAACGAACCCAGGATACAAGAGAATTAAATGttcgaagcgattaaaaacaaaaaatgaaaacttagATGATTCAAACAAAGTATATGAGCTATGGacaaataataaatcaacTGCTAATAGCACCGATAATGAATCTCAGACAACCAGAAGGTTCGTTTGTGCAACAAATGACTCGAAGAGATGCGGTACAAAGAAGTATAAATTCAATATATTCAGAAAGGTCAAATCATGCAAGAGTGAAAAAACCATCCATATTCCTCTTGACCAGCTACCAAAACCACCCCCttcgtttttcgaaaactctGCACCCTCACAGTCTACAATGTTGTCGTCAACGACTGATACTGATTATTGGAAGTCAGATACTGTTTTAAATCCCCAAGAAAGTGCTGCTTTGCTTCGAACAAATTCTGCCATAAAAACTTACGCCAAACCGATCCAgacaaattattccaaaagaaatcaaacagCGGCTAGTCCTGAGGAAAATCATGATCATTTGCACATTCAACCGAACAATCATGTTTCAACTTCACACAAAGACACCGAGACCCATTTGCAGTTATCACCTGCATATCCAATAAATCAAAGACAACTTACTGCACCCAATACTCTGCATACGGCTGCACCTGCACCTCCCTCAGCTCTACCGCCACCTCATCCCTTTTGTTGTCCATTTGCTCCATACATGATGCAGTACTGGCAAAATTATCAGCAACCACCGCCGGCCTCGAAGCTTCCACTTCCTGACAGAGATTGGCAACCGACTGTCAGAAGGAATGGCAATGAGCCTCCACCTCCGGATATGGTTCCTATTCCATGGTTCCCACCAATGTCAAATGTACATAATCACCTACCACGTGGTGAAACGAATTTTACAATGTCAAATAACATACACGCTCAACCACCACCTGAGTGGCTAATGATGCCTAGAGGGTACGCACCCTGTCTTCCATGCAGTAATACCACTGAATCATATTTGAAGAAAACCGATTCCTCAGTTTATGAAGATGATGAACCTCCTGTTGAAATTAGCGAGAATAaacaggatgaaaaaaagaaaaaagtatctagtaaattgttcaaaatatttcgaagaaaaaatcgagCTGAAATGGACACATTGGACGaagataggaaaaaa GGTAAATATAATCGATCTGGCTCGGAACCTAAACTTGTTCGTAAAGTACAAGTGGTAgaaaatgaagagaagaaCACCGCCGGTCAGAGCATTTGGGAATCTCCGGATATTGCTGGAATC GTAACCCCAGAGGAAATTGGACGATGCTTTCGCAGAGGTTTTCGAGCAGATGGGTTAACCCTGGCCGGGGACGAGTACTTGTGTACAAGAGCCCCAAGTGACACAACATCAGAGCAGGAGGAGATATTCAATTTCTCTGACCATGATACGCCTCTTGATTTTCTATTAGCTCTTGGATTTAGCGTTGATGAAGCTACTGCTGCAATTAGGGATGACGAAGTACGAAATCGATTTAAAGCAGCCCTTACGGAG GCACGCATTTGGGTCCCACATATTGCAACAACTCAAGGCACGCTGCTCTACCTACTTGCAATGAAAGCGAAGCCGAAAGTGATGCGATATTTCCTGCAACTGGTGGAGTCGATTGTCAATAAAAGGATAACTAACGCCGTCAAACTGGATg CCTAcctgaaaattttggaaaaggtTGAAGAGGGATACGTGTCTTTTGTTACCCTATTTGGAAAAGATAAA GGCAACGAAGATGACGAGGATACTGCAATGATGGAAAAACAGCGCCGTCGTATATTCTACACCATTTATAAATATGCTGAGGCAGAG GCAGAAGAAGTGGGCAAGCCACTGACAAAAGCTAGTGTGGATCTTTTGCAATCTTTAGCAACACGTTATCGATCAGCTATTGGGCCGCATCTGCAACTCCTAGCTTGTTACATAGGCGAAGGACTATTGACGAAAGATGTTCAATTGGAAGCTGCTCTGATATATTTATCACGATTAGATTCCACCGACGTTCGACTCGCGGATTTAGAAAAATACTGTGGCATGCCAGTTTCAGAACGTCGCAGACTAGAGCAAGCTGCAAAAATGCTGCCTTAG
- the LOC124407162 gene encoding glucose-6-phosphate isomerase, producing the protein MEPKLNLREEPTWLQLQQLYDSQGSKINIYELFKADPGRFEEYSLQIQTPEDGPILLDYSKNRINDEVLSLLFQLARARKIEAARNAMFSGQKINFTENRAVLHIALRNRLNTPILVDGKDVMPDVNGVLNHMKEFTEQVITKKWTGYTGKPIEDVVNIGIGGSDLGPLMVTEALKPYHIGPRVHFVSNIDGTHIAETLKKINPETSLFIIASKTFTTQETITNATSAKLWILEHLKSEAAVASHFVALSTNTQKVKEFGIDEKNMFGFWDWVGGRYSLWSAIGLSISLAIGFENFEKLLSGAHFMDQHFYSAPLEKNAPVILALLGVWYHNFYGAETHALLPYDQYLHRFATYFQQGDMESNGKYVTRAGKTVDYTTGPIVWGEPGTNGQHAFYQLIHQGTRLVPADFIAPAISHNKVQGTTHHKLLLANFLAQTEALMKGKTESEAKEELQKAGLSPGELSAILPHKVFQGNRPTNSIVVKGVTPFTLGALIAMYEHKVFVQGVIWDINSYDQWGVELGKQLAKAIEPELKNNDTITSHDSSTNGLIAFIKAHSF; encoded by the exons ATGGAACCCAAACTAAATTTGAGGGAAGAACCTACGTGGTTACAATTACAGCAGTTGTACGACAGCCAGGGGAGCAAAATCAATATATACGAATTATTCAAAGCTGATCCTGGTCGATTTGAAGAATACAG tCTCCAAATCCAAACACCTGAGGATGGACCGATTTTACTCGACTATTCCAAAAATCGTATTAATGACGAAGTTCTTTCACTACTCTTTCAACTG GCCCGTGCCCGTAAGATAGAAGCAGCAAGAAATGCCATGTTTTCTGGACAAAAGATCAACTTTACAGAAAATCGAGCAGTTTTGCACATTGCCCTACGAAATAGATTAAATACTCCAATTCTTGTCGATGGCAAAGATGTGATGCCAGATGTGAACGGGGTTTTAAATCACATGAAAGAGTTTACTGAACAg GTCATTACCAAAAAATGGACTGGATATACAGGAAAACCCATTGAAGATGTTGTAAACATTGGAATTGGAGGTTCTGACCTG GGTCCCTTGATGGTGACTGAAGCTCTGAAGCCGTATCATATTGGCCCCAGAGTTCACTTTGTGAGCAATATAGATGGAACCCACATCGCAGAAACTCTGAAGAAGATTAATCCTGAGACCAGTTTATTCATAATTGCATCAAAAACTTTTACGACACAAGAAACCATAACCAACGCGACATCGGCTAAGCTTTGGATTTTGGAACATTTAAAGAGT GAGGCAGCTGTGGCTTCACACTTTGTAGCTCTGTCCACAAACACACAAAAAGTTAAAGAGTTCGGCATTGATGAAAAGAATATGTTTGGATTCTGGGACTGGGTTGGAGGTCGCTATTCACTATGGTCTGCTATTGGTCTTTCCATATCACTAGCTATAGGctttgaaaactttgaaaagcTTTTGAGTGGCGCTCACTTCATGGATCAACATTTTTACTCAGCtccattagaaaaaaat GCACCAGTAATTCTTGCACTGCTCGGCGTTTGGTATCACAACTTCTATGGGGCAGAAACTCATGCGCTACTACCATACGATCAGTATCTGCATAGATTTGCTACGTACTTCCAACAAGGTGACATGGAAAGTAATGGAAAGTATGTCACTCGAGCTGGTAAAACAGTAGATTACACTacag GCCCGATTGTATGGGGAGAACCTGGAACAAATGGACAGCATGCATTTTATCAACTAATTCATCAGGGTACACGGCTCGTACCAGCAGATTTTATAGCTCCTGCTATCTCACATAACAAG GTCCAAGGAACTACACATCACAAACTTTTGCTAGCTAATTTCTTAGCTCAAACTGAAGCGTTAATGAAGGGCAAGACCGAGTCTGAGGCGAAAGAAGAACTGCAAAAGGCTGGTTTGAGTCCAGGGGAATTGAGCGCCATACTGCCGCACAAAGTATTCCAAGGAAACCGACCTACAAACAGCATTGTGGTTAAGGGAGTTACTCCCTTTACTTTGGGAGCACTCATCG CAATGTACGAACATAAAGTCTTCGTACAAGGAGTCATTTGGGACATTAATTCATATGATCAGTGGGG TGTGGAATTGGGAAAGCAGTTGGCTAAAGCTATAGAGCCCGAGCTTAAAAACAACGACACGATTACCAGCCATGATTCGTCAACAAATGGGTTGATTGCGTTCATTAAAGCTCATAGCTTTTAA